Genomic segment of Clupea harengus unplaced genomic scaffold, Ch_v2.0.2, whole genome shotgun sequence:
TTTTGTGCTTTGAAGATAGAAATAtgccaccaaaaaagaaaagagacactATCCGGAGATTAAGTAGCTATCAAGAAGCCCAGGTCATTGTTAGTAAGCTAGTAGGCTAACTACCCACACAGCGAAAACCTGCTAGCCTAACATCGCCACCCATTATacaaaacatgttttgaaagTTGTTAGTGTACAGCATGTTCATTTTGCTTGTATTAAATCTATCCCTAGCGTCCGCAATCTTTCGACCAGTGTGTTAGCAGCAGCTGGTCTTGTTGAAGCCAGAAGGATAAAGCTAACCTGCCCACATAATGGGACCATTATCACCATCATATTAACTGCTGATAAGTAGGCCTTGTTGTATTTGAACTCATTCATGAATGTAATATTAAACAAGAACTGGACTGCGGAAGTTGGAACATGGAACACCTCAATAGACAGAAATAGTTACACAGAACGGCTGCCCATGTGGGAAGGCTGCCACAAGGCAGAGAGGCTTCTCAGAAAGGCCACTAGACATAGAGAATCTGTAGGCCTTCTCCTCTGAAAAGGTCAAGACAACCGTTTTCACAGGAGAACAGTCAGCAGTGTGAAAACTGTCCAGGCTCCTCTGAAAAGGGCAAGACGACTGTGGTCACAGCTGAACAGTCAGCAGTGTGACAACTGCCCAGTCTACAAATTGTTCAAAACTGATAGACAGTCAGCAGTGTGAAAACTGTCCAGTCTGCAAATTGTTCAAAACTTATCAGCAAAAGAGTTCGATGTGGTTAATTCTGAGAAGTAACAAGGACAGAGGTGCAAGGAAGAAGAGATGTGGTTAGAACTGTGTAAAATGGGTTGGAGGAGGCTTTGTCCTCAGTTCATCTGCCTGATCGCTCTTGCCTTATGCTTAGTttttgagatgctccatggaccagctcagcagcagttaaCTTCTCTGAAATAAACCGTTCAGTATCTTCACacctgtttgccttgagaagtttcttgagaagCTTTTAGAACATTTCCACGACATATGATATGATCTCTTGGATAGTAATAAGGCTATCTCTGTTCCCTGTAATCTCTCGACCAATGTCAGCATTCAACTAAGCATGGTTAGTGTCTGTATTAAATTGATGAATTACTGTGCAGGAAAAACAGCAGCCTGAAGCTACAGATGTAGAGCTGGGTGATGATTAATCAGCATCAGGGGTTCAGGTGAGACGTTGAATTGTCCATTTTGGTAAAGATTATGAGGGATATTTGttatgttaagatgaacatggattaactcctcactatgaaagtctcacttttGGAAGGCAGACCAGGCGGGAAGCAGTAACTTAGCTATTGACATGATTAACTGACGTTAAAGTCAGCACTAAAGACACGACACAGGCACATTCCAAGAAACCCCCAGTGAAGAGGGGTCTCAGGggggccacaaacacacaggggtaCCCAAGAGGTACATTGGTACCCAGCAAAGAGGGAATAGTTAAtgctgattggttttggcaaacagccaaaCAGAACAGACCACATGAAGATATGGGCCTTAAAAAAGGCATGCAGGACGTTCACACAATGAGATGATCCATAGGCATccccttattgtagcttatcGATTACAATAAAACTTCAGATTCctacatccagtctccggtctttTAATTGAAAAAAAGGTGCAGGGAGACGCTGTCTCGCGGCAATAATTGTATTAAATTGCTGTTTTTTAAGGGATGTTTACACAATGTTACCCATGTTATCATTCACACTGGCTATTTTGAGAATAAATGTTATACTTGTAAGTAGTATAAAGGTGCTATAAATTGGGATGCCCAAACATATACATCATATAATTCATTGTGATATTTCATACTTTATGATGAAAATGCAGTCtaaatcaaagtcaaagtcaaagtaaagtcaaagtagctttattgtcaatttcttcatgttaagacatacaaaggaatcgataggacgtttcccactctcccacggtgaaacatataaaagtgcacaggcacaacagataagacaagacatttcctaatacTAAGTAAACATAAAGATTCACGTACAGTTGTTtaaaatactatatatataaatactataaatactatatatatatataaataatataaatacgtaatacaattttaaacaaGTGAATACAAGTGATTAAAGTGCAGAGTCTTGAGTTATTTtttaggggggcggggggattttcagcttcctgtcagactggaggatatggctggggggagtgaggggagagaatttagcttcctgacagcttggtgtatgaagccatttctgagtctggtggtgcggcagcggaggctcctataccttcttccagagggtaggaggctgaacggACTGTGTGcagggtggctggtgtcattcacaatcgaggtagctttccgggtgaggcgggtggtgtaaaTGTCTTGCTAAATGGATAAATCATTGTTATTTCTGATGCAATAATTGCCATTGTTTGTCCAATAATCGAATGGCTTTGTAATAGCGATAGGCATCTGTTGTGTGGCCAAAATAAGATAACCATAGACAATAtttgtaatatctgtatattttcttctatattctatatgtatctgtataaatgtatttatgtattctCTTCTCTGATAGGTAGATAATCTTTTGGATGCTGTAATAATAACCTGCCTCTCTCTGATTGGTGGTCAGCCCTATAGGAGCATTATGCCCGCCCCCTGACTCCTATTCTTGTCTCTGATAGGTGGCCTGGACTCCAGTCTAGTGGCGGCCACACTGATGAAGTTGGCCAAGCAGGAGGAGTTGAAGTACCCCGTCCAGACCTTCGCTATTGGCGCTGAGGACAGCCCTGACATTCAGGCCGCACGCAAGGTGAATGGGTTTCATCACCATGTTAGTACACCGTATGCCTTCACAGTACTGCAGATTGCCAAGAGTAAAATCATGGCCTCGGTTCACCAATACAAAAAgggttgttgtttattgttgttgttgtttattgttgttgttgtttattgttgttgtttgtcaggTGGCTGCATACATAGGCAGTGAACACCACGAGGTCTCCTTCACCCCTGAGGAAGGGATCAAAGTTGTAAAGGAAGTTATCTTTCATCTGGAGTGCTATGACATCACCACCTTTCGCGCCTCTGTAGGTAcgatacacacaccatcaccatcaccaccatccaCTCCTCCATAGGTACgagacacacatcatcatcaccatccacTCCTCCATAGGTACGATACACACGTAACCATCTGTGCCTCGGTAGAAACGATACATCAGAGAGGGGTCCTCTCATCACCTGACTTTATGACCCCCTGGCCAAAGAATCAGAAATCATCTGCATCCTTATTTCTTTATCGGCCAGATTTCACTGACAGCCCTGCCAATTTCAGATCTAGAGCGCTTAAAGATTAAAGACTTGTGCctcatctgctgtgtgtgtgtgtgtgtgtgtgtgtgtgtatgtgtgtgtatgcgcaggCATGTACCTGGTGTCCAAGTTCATCCGTGAGAAGACAGACAGTGTGGTCATCTTCTCCGGGGAGGGGGCAGACAAACTCACTCAGGGATACATCTACTTCCACAAGGTACAAAGGAGAcgcacacattcagacactaatacacacatccacatgttgtggtgtaatggtgtgtgtaagttttttggtgtaatgtatgtatgtgtgtgtgtgtgtgtgtgtgtgtgtgtgtgtgtgtgtgtgtgtgtgtgtgttcttcaggcTCCCTCCCCTAAAGCAGCAGCTGAAGAAAGTGTTCGTCTGATGAAGGAGCTCTACTTGTTTGATGTGCTGAGGGCAGACCGCACCACTGCTGCTCATGGgtaagaggaacacacacacacactcactcatactcacgcatacatacacacacacacacacacacacacacacacacaccatgtacaacacacacacacacacacacacacacacacactcactcatactcacgcatacatacatacacacacacactatgtacagtacacacacacacacacatacacacacacacacacacacacacacttactcatactcacgcatacatacatacacacacacactatgtacagtacacacacacacacacacacacacacttactcatactCACGCATACATACCATGTACAGCACAGCCACCTACTCACAGAAGACCCACACACTTAACGCTCAgaatgctctacacacacaacacacaccatgaatTCACTCATGCACACCTTTCTGTGTAATGAATAGAATAATGGAATGTATCGACCCCgttctcattccttctctcccccctgtgGTCCTCTCATAGGCTGGAGCTCAGAGTGCCTTTCCTGGACCACAGATTCACTGCCTACTACCTGTCCTTACCTGAGGAGATGAGAGTTCCCAAGGTGAGTTTTACCTGTCTTAACCATTAGAGATTACTAGTGTTTTCTctgtatgagagtgagtgtgtgtgtgtgtatgtcaagtgttttatctatgtgtgtgtgtctgtgtccccaGGATGGTGTGGAGAAGTTTCTACTGAGAAGTGCCTTTGCGGGTGAGAACCTAATCCCAGACGATATTCTGTGGAGACGCAAGGAAGCCTTCAGCGATGGCATCACATCTGTCAAGAAGTCCTGGTACACCAGCCTTCAGGAGCACATTGAgtctgaggtacacacacacacacacacacacacacacacacacacacacacacacacacacacacacactcgtttgcACACACGGCCTCATGTGCGAGTCCTGATAAACCAGGAGCACATTGAGTCAgaggttcattctctctccctctctctctctctctctctcacacacacacacaggtgaatgaCTCTGAACTAGAGATGGCTGCAAAGACATTCCCCTTCAACCCCCCCAAAACCAAAGAGGGCTACTACTTCAGGCAGATCTTTGAGGAGCTCTACCCTGGGCGCTGTGAGTGGACTCCCCACTACTGGATGCCCCGCTGGATCAATGCCACCGACCCCTCCGCCAGAACCCTGTCCATCTACAAACCCAACAAGGACCAGTAGAATCCATATGCCAGAACCCTGTCCATCTACAAATCCAACAAGGACCTGTAGAACCCATACGCCAGAACCCTGTCCATCTACAAACCCAACAAGGACCAGTAGAACCCATATGCCAGAACCCTGTCCATCTACAAACCCAACAACGACCTGTAGGAACGCTCCACTAGAACCTTGGCCATCTACAATTCGGACTTTAGAACCCCTCGCCCAGAACCCTCTCCATCTGCAAACTAAACAAGGAGTGGTAGAGTCCACTAGAACACCCTTCATCTTCTCACACACCCGTGTTCCAGATCCCCTTCTTCTTGTCTGCCATCTTTTGTTCTTTTCCTAAATCACCTGTAAGATCCAGAGCTGTGCTATTGTGTGAAGGAGGGGATGAATCTGGACCTAAGCTGACTTAATTGCAGAATTGTAAATATTATATGCACTATTAAAACCAAGATGCCTCCAGGAAGTAAGGCATCACTCCCTTAATAAAAGCATAGTAAATTAATGTATTAATAATCAAATGTTTAGAGAGGAGGATGCATCTCCAGATAGAAAGAACATTTGGCCATGGAGatctgtataaaaaaaaattctacatAGGAATGTTGTGGTGTCCACTGAAAAATAAATCGTTTTTCTGTAGCTCTCAGTGATGTCTAACGTAATTCTTACTAATGTAAACGTCTCTATAAACCAAAACCCGTTTTGAAAGGTTGTGAGAAGTGGTTTACAACAATGAGGTTTAGTTCCATGTTATGAAAGCTAGAGAGACCAGCAGCCTGTTTGCCCCCTACTAGAGGACCCACAGTTTTGCTGCTTATGGCCCTGGTGTCTCCTGCATCAATGCCACCAGCCATAAAGGTTGCAGTGTCCTGAACCATCTGGAGGTCTTCTGTGCCAATCTGTTCCTGTCAGGACTGCTGGGGGAAGAGGACACACATGACACAGGAGGCAGACGTAGGGCACACCCAGAAAGAGACTCTCTATTAAAGGAagagtaaaataaacaaaaagaggAAGTGAATAAACTCAAGTGGTCCACAGAACAAACAAGCAGGTAAAGCAAACAGGGGAAAGcaaaaaaacaagcagaaaCTTTGACACAGCAGCGGTCAAAACAGACTAAGACTACATGAACTGAATGAGCACATGAAACGAGACGATCTGACAGaagcacagacagagcaggcagCGAGCCTAagtagacacagacagagtagGCAGCGGGCCTAAGTAGGCACAGACAGACTAGgccaattacacacaacaaGAAACCGGTGAGCACAAGAAATGGAGGGAAACTAAACAATGACAGTAAGTAAGGGCAGGGCAACGAACACATggtaaaccaaaacaaatgaaagcaCATGTCAACGTAAACAAAGAGCACATGGAACAAAGTAACAAAACAGAGAAAGTCCCGTCTGGAAACGCCctacagagaccagagacctGAAAATCCAACCTGCTGCCACCTGAGGGTTCTACATGCCGCAGCGGTCGTCAGGGGGGCTCGTCTCCCCAAGACCTCAGAGACTTTGCCCGACTGTTGGCTGCCTTCCTCCGGTCCACAGGGGCGTGTGCTAGGGGCGACCGAGTCAGCTCCATCGTTCTGGGGTCCGCTAACCACTTGGGGTGGGAGGGCTGAGTGGTGTTGCAGCGCTGCACGCTCTGATGTTCGGGTTCCGTGGGTGGTGTGTTGCGGTGCGAGTGAGGGCTGTTTCGTTGTAGATCGGGAGTTCGTTTTGGAGTGAGCTTGTGTGTCCCTGCCTTTGTTGGTGTTGACATGCATCTTCTGTTGGTGATTATGAGGATGGGGTTGCTTCTGGTTGCTTCCACAGAAGAATAGCTACTTGTTTTGAGGAAAGGTGAGACTAATGCTAATGGTGTAAAAACATACTAAGTATAAAACACAGGAatagatgttaaattccttatGCTATTGGTTGTGGatttcccacagcggccaatcctctcactgccacatgcaagtactcatacccaacaacctaacctgaccaatataacaactgaccAACCATAGATCCAGGGGGGTATTCGCCGTAGCTCTCTAAGCGGTATAGCGAgcaaattttcaggctaagataaaaaacgcccttctttttggttcgtggaagcaacttccgataaatcaccatagtaaaaTATCAATTaccactaacctgctccagcgcaggctaacttaagtgtagctggataagcttgccacacccccagaaaaaggagggatcccattgaccaaggactgatattagatagttagattagcgtagggagagagttctttgcgatagccaagatccattattccatcatgatgagttcttgtatgagcgctaccgattcagccgacaaggaataattaatttacaagaccttctcagtcatttattgcaaacaccacagtcgaacattgactgtcttgcgcttttttgcgagtggtacatttttgtagtgtcggtgatgcggagaacaaagcactcataattatatgagtgttattagtacaccatagcatatcattaaaattattaaggtggactcatgataagaatagagagaaatacagacaatttattttcactgcttcaatttattgcatttgttattaatacatttagtcatttaacagacgcttttattcaaagcgacttacaaggaaatgtaaaactacagcaaggaaggaggtgaggggattcgaaccAGCCACCTTGCAGTTACGAACCGGTAGGGGTATACTCTTTACCAGTTCACACTTGTCGTCAGGTATgcatacatagatatcatcctataaacatcccaacacaccttgctctcacagcggtggcggtgttgaattgtgccatgattatggtcttgtattcttcataagtgttcatgttcatctcctgctcgccagcggagaaaaaaagagccctttttttgagtttagaaccattataccgttagaaaatcattgttttggtgattgacctttcctgccttttgaagtaggacgtgcacgcgcaattgccctgatttagtttagtttagcctggttgaaattaaccacatgatttggaggcggatgagccgttgacgaaccgatatttgctgttctcaatcagctcgctaatgttaacgggctaaaaggacaattgattaacttagcttcaacccttacgacgaatggggccctgagcagcaggatacaacaacaacaacaacacacaactggcttgtgacagctgcaacacatgccacatgaaaaagaaaaactaagAAATGAGCCAGTGAATAAAAGATGGCCGAAAGTAGACATAAATTCACAGCAGCACAACTGTCTCTTTTCTTTGAGCCATTAGTTCCTTTTATCTCAGCGATCCTTAGGCAGTCAGATGTCTCTGCATCTACAGAGAGTCCAAACAACAGAGCTCTCTTTTGAAAATGAGATACTTTGCTTCCCAATACTAGTACGTACCTGTGGTAGAAATACAGATTAACTGAATGCCTGATGAAAATAATATGTGTGCTTGACTAACTTATCTCAGTTGAGTTGACTGATTGGAGGAGGGGAAACTTCTGAGATCATGAGTATTGGGGGATTTAAAAATCTTGATTGGTAAAGGGGATTTGTTTTTTGCCTTTTCCATAAATGATAGatactataaaaaaaaactaagagcGAGCATGGTTATAAGTTAATTAAGTGTGAATAATTcatgaaaataaccttttacTATTTTATTTAACAATCTGTTTTACATTCAACCACTGTCTAACCACATAAATAATCTTTAATCAATAAAATCTCAGCCTTGTTTTCAGGCTCACCATAGCACTGAAACAGCACAGCAAACAGCACAGCAAATGACCCTCTCCAAGGACTGTGTAAGGCTTTAGTGTTTCATTGAGCCTTTTTTAAAGTTGTGCTCCTACACAGTGGCGGCTACTGaagaaattctcagggggggcaatttttttgatagtgATAAAGGCGACCCATttagtaggtacattaagttagctgattaactcatacagcaatacctttttgtccactattggcaggacacaacagtaatatgtcccctcttgctacatagctagagtagcaagttacaggtggaaagctatggaagaaagttgcatccaggagccttcataagcaaacatgatgtggctccacattaaattatcccactttttcattatccacgtgtctcaaatgttgtatgatgtaagtAATGCTTAAGTGatgcttaacaggacacatgatatgtccagtaacaacataaagaaggggtaacataagtcaaaaccaacaatatttattgactgatcttgaaagtattggcttacaaaagcaaaataagtcatcataacaaattattcagtgttagtgcaagaagcgaactgtgaaacacactgtgaaacctatgaaaagtgacagtgataTATGAactacagaccgcgttagccacttcacgaccgtgagtttctttcgttccaattcttggatgtaggatttccctccctttgtagaaacctgttgaatggatacatttggtctaggaagtcctaattgttttgttgtcaatgcaTCTTCATTAGTATGCCGACTAAAAAGGCGTTTCTTTCacagagcgaatcgagttattgcactgaacagaagccatcttgacagaatatgcctctgtcgagctgtatgacgttcgtataggcttttacgtccattacttatgacacgacatggaggggcgagccctcccggaagccatagagaatgctgtcgctacacgatggtagtcctttgggggatagtagtccctcacattgcgcatgctcagacacaaacggtttatggcataaggctcaacataatcgcgcatgctcagacaacaaaacggtttacagcataagcatcaacatcaacatatctggcttgtcttaacgcataatgtaggtttatttaacgtaatatttaataatgttgtaaacggtttaaacgtcaacatatggggcttgtcttaacgcataatgtgggtatatttaatgttatatttaattatgttgtaaacggctaacagcataaggctctacgtcaacatatgaaacgaaactggggagagactttttgatcctccacctcatctgttttgtccactgtgacaacatcttctttgtttttaaataaatggtcatgttttcaaaaaactggctttcgtcgcttttcgtcatgattgaaaacggatctgtcgttgtgacgcatgcgcggctttgctgtcgacagcagtcgacagtgtcgcaaaatgacgcatgcgcaatgtgagggactactatcccccaaaggactaccatcgtgtagcgacaaatgcatctgttttgtgaaaaaaaaggatttaacatgggagtcaatgggagaggtctggggcgattttcatttcgccctaaatcgccccagaaggggcggggccatctgaagcacgactttaggctgactgaatgactgttacctgattcgacaatgacatacagaggcagatcagacggtctagtggtagaatccgacagaaaaaaaaatattacatttaaatttacatgttgtcatttacgcgacttacaaggatattgcctttatacatcaggaggtttttttttttttttttttttttcccctaggcagtgcgtcgccccaatcgcccttatggacaagccgcccctgctccTACACCTAAAATACAGGTAAAGTTAAGATGGTGGTTGACAACTCAGACAGCTTGAAAGGGGTGAGTTTGAAGGTGACATCGACCATCAATCGAAGATTTCTTTCCTTTATGGAGGCCCTACTGGTCATGAACCTTTCttggcagatgtgtgttgtgggatTGACACACTCACAGGAATGCAGATGGGTGTTGTGGGATTGACACACTCACAAGAatgcagatgtgtgttgtgggatTGACACACTGGCAGGAATGATTTGGAGCTGTTTTTGGAGAGGCTGAGCTGAAGGTGCAAGTGCAGCTAGAATACTATTGTACTGCTGGCGATATTGGAGCTTGCCTCTACACGTGCCTCTGTGAGCCTCAGGTTTCAATTATTATTCACTTAGACATAAACATAAGCCAGTCAACAGTCATTATGCGGCTTAACCAATTGTAGTTGCAGATACAATCACATTCAATAATCAGTCTCGTAATACTGATTGCaccttatatatatttaattttttcaatAAAGGTCCTTTGAGAAGTTTAAGGTTGTGATAATGAGTGTATTATTCTTCCACTATGAGGAACCCATTAGTTTACGTTTTACCACTTTAGTTCTGAATTGAGAATGTACTTGTGCTTCCCCGTGGCATCGATATGACAACATTATTGTTGACAGCAGGGGGCTATCCGGTTTGGAGGCTCCACATCCCTGCTGCCGCCTGAGGGTTCTACATGCTGCAGTGGACGTCAGGGGGGCTCGTCTCCCCAAGACCTCAGAGACTTTGCCAGACTGTTGGCTGCCTTCCTCCGGTCCACAGGGGCGTGTGCTAGGTGCGACCGAGTCAGCTCCATTGTTCTGGGGGTTAACCACTAACCacttggggtgggtgggggggggggcggctgaGTGGCATTGCAGTGCTGCACGCTCTGATGTTTGGGTTCCGTGGGTGGTGTAGTTTTCCCATGGTGCAGTGCAAGTGAGGGCTGTTTCGTTGTAG
This window contains:
- the LOC122131277 gene encoding asparagine synthetase [glutamine-hydrolyzing]-like, with product GLDSSLVAATLMKLAKQEELKYPVQTFAIGAEDSPDIQAARKVAAYIGSEHHEVSFTPEEGIKVVKEVIFHLECYDITTFRASVGMYLVSKFIREKTDSVVIFSGEGADKLTQGYIYFHKAPSPKAAAEESVRLMKELYLFDVLRADRTTAAHGLELRVPFLDHRFTAYYLSLPEEMRVPKDGVEKFLLRSAFAGENLIPDDILWRRKEAFSDGITSVKKSWYTSLQEHIESEVNDSELEMAAKTFPFNPPKTKEGYYFRQIFEELYPGRCEWTPHYWMPRWINATDPSARTLSIYKPNKDQ